Proteins encoded by one window of Cyclobacteriaceae bacterium:
- a CDS encoding ATP-dependent 6-phosphofructokinase has protein sequence MLEKKKKVLVLTGGGDCPGLNAVIRGIVKRARKEKTWEVYGSIEAFNGVLNEPQQIVRLNTRKTAGIHVKGGTILKTTNKSNPLKFPFIQKDGSVKETDRSSELIEKIHKLGFDAVINIGGDGSQKISRVLFEKGLNIVGVPKTIDNDLSATDMTFGFQTAVQIATDSFDKLVTTAESHHRVMIMEVMGRDAGWIALHTAIAGGAEICLIPEIPYDIEKLVKRIDTRYKLGKGFVNIVLAEGAKPKDGTIVSRKGEKGSEHVRLGGVAFQLSKQLKDAGCTAEIRETVLGHIQRGGTPTAFDRVLASLFGVKAMELVIHGEYGKMVSYKNNNITYVSLEEATREYNIVNKDSFLVKAAKGLGISFGD, from the coding sequence ATGCTCGAAAAGAAAAAGAAAGTACTGGTCCTCACCGGTGGTGGCGATTGCCCCGGTTTAAATGCCGTGATTCGTGGAATTGTTAAACGCGCGCGAAAAGAAAAAACCTGGGAAGTGTACGGCAGCATTGAAGCCTTTAATGGCGTGCTGAATGAACCCCAGCAGATTGTTCGACTGAATACACGAAAAACGGCAGGCATTCACGTAAAGGGTGGAACCATTTTAAAGACCACCAACAAATCGAACCCGCTTAAATTTCCGTTCATTCAAAAAGATGGTTCGGTAAAGGAAACTGATCGCTCGTCTGAACTCATCGAGAAGATCCACAAACTTGGCTTTGATGCCGTGATCAACATTGGTGGCGATGGCTCACAAAAAATTTCGCGGGTACTTTTTGAAAAAGGATTGAACATTGTAGGGGTTCCGAAAACCATCGACAATGATTTATCGGCAACCGACATGACGTTTGGCTTTCAAACAGCCGTGCAAATAGCCACCGATAGTTTTGATAAGTTGGTAACCACAGCAGAAAGCCATCATAGGGTAATGATTATGGAAGTGATGGGCCGCGATGCCGGATGGATTGCCCTGCACACCGCCATAGCCGGTGGCGCGGAGATATGCTTAATACCTGAAATACCCTACGACATTGAAAAACTGGTAAAGCGGATTGATACGCGCTACAAACTCGGAAAAGGCTTTGTAAACATTGTGCTGGCCGAAGGCGCCAAACCCAAAGACGGAACCATTGTGTCGCGTAAAGGCGAAAAAGGATCGGAACATGTACGCCTGGGTGGCGTTGCCTTTCAGCTCTCAAAACAATTAAAAGATGCGGGCTGTACAGCCGAAATACGCGAAACGGTTTTAGGTCATATCCAACGGGGCGGCACACCCACTGCATTTGATCGTGTGCTGGCCTCCTTGTTTGGCGTTAAGGCCATGGAGTTGGTTATTCATGGCGAGTACGGCAAAATGGTATCGTACAAAAACAACAACATCACCTACGTTTCATTGGAAGAAGCGACACGTGAATACAACATTGTAAACAAAGACTCCTTTTTGGTAAAAGCAGCCAAAGGATTGGGAATTAGTTTTGGGGATTAA
- a CDS encoding serine hydrolase codes for MKIYVSALLIAIGTLACSTKTETLESKIQKRVEGFRGDVGIFVKNLKTGEEVAIHADSLFPTASMIKVPITIGIFDKIEKGELKYDSVLTYRDSLLYAGEDILGSFKDGEKISLSKVLMLMITTSDNTASLWCQYIAGTGTAINALLDNYGFAHTRVNSRTEGRQENWKQYGWGQTTPREMAELLMRIHEGNIISKRASERIYRNLTRIYWDGEALSQIPPYVQVASKQGAVNKSRSEVVLVNAPHGDYVFCVVTKNQEDESWTSDNEGYVLLREISALLWKHYEPDADWKPAEGISEWY; via the coding sequence ATGAAAATTTATGTATCTGCCTTATTGATTGCTATCGGCACACTGGCTTGTTCTACAAAAACGGAAACCCTGGAAAGTAAAATCCAAAAACGTGTGGAGGGATTTCGCGGTGATGTTGGGATTTTTGTGAAGAATTTAAAGACAGGCGAAGAGGTTGCCATCCATGCCGATTCTCTGTTTCCTACGGCCAGTATGATCAAGGTGCCGATTACCATTGGCATCTTCGATAAAATTGAAAAGGGCGAATTAAAATATGATTCAGTTTTAACCTATCGCGATTCGCTGCTCTATGCCGGTGAGGATATTTTGGGCTCGTTTAAGGATGGAGAAAAAATTTCGCTGAGCAAGGTGTTGATGCTGATGATTACCACCAGCGACAATACGGCCAGCTTATGGTGCCAGTATATAGCTGGAACAGGAACGGCCATCAATGCCTTATTGGATAACTATGGTTTTGCCCACACGCGTGTGAATTCCAGAACGGAAGGGCGCCAGGAAAACTGGAAGCAATACGGTTGGGGACAAACTACGCCACGTGAAATGGCTGAGTTACTCATGCGCATCCATGAGGGGAATATCATTTCCAAACGAGCCAGCGAACGCATTTATCGAAACCTGACGCGTATTTATTGGGATGGCGAAGCGTTGTCGCAAATTCCTCCCTATGTGCAGGTGGCGTCCAAGCAAGGTGCTGTAAACAAATCGCGTTCGGAAGTGGTGCTGGTGAATGCTCCGCATGGTGATTATGTGTTTTGTGTTGTCACCAAAAATCAGGAAGATGAAAGCTGGACATCCGACAATGAGGGTTATGTGTTACTGCGTGAAATTTCTGCGTTGTTGTGGAAGCACTACGAACCTGATGCTGATTGGAAACCTGCTGAGGGTATCAGTGAATGGTATTAG
- a CDS encoding L-threonylcarbamoyladenylate synthase: MAEIGTDIEKAVTLLTQGELVAIPTETVYGLAGNALNVEAVAKIFVAKNRPQFDPLIVHIPALSFAKNYVTEIPKKAERLAQLFWPGPLTLVLEKKDDTIPALVTSGLKTVGFRSPDHPLTRKLLTNLPFPLAAPSANPFGYVSPTTPEHVNEQLGDKIGYILDGGVCSIGIESTIVGFEGEEPVVLRLGGLSLERLEAVTGKLKVHTLSTSNPLAPGQLKSHYAPGKPLKLGKLEELLQEYPAHDSGILSFSRDFNSPYQRILSRSGNMEEAARNLFQSLRDFDKMPIDIILAELLPEEGLGRAINDRLKRAAAVDNS, translated from the coding sequence ATGGCCGAAATCGGTACAGACATTGAAAAGGCAGTAACCCTGTTAACGCAGGGCGAATTGGTGGCCATCCCCACCGAAACCGTGTACGGACTTGCCGGCAACGCATTGAATGTAGAAGCCGTAGCAAAAATTTTCGTTGCGAAAAACCGTCCGCAATTTGATCCGCTTATTGTTCATATTCCTGCCTTATCATTCGCCAAAAATTACGTAACCGAAATTCCAAAAAAAGCTGAACGACTGGCCCAGTTATTCTGGCCCGGACCGCTCACGCTGGTGCTTGAAAAAAAAGATGACACCATTCCGGCCCTTGTTACCTCCGGATTGAAAACCGTTGGCTTTCGCAGCCCCGATCATCCACTTACCCGAAAATTACTGACGAACCTTCCCTTTCCATTGGCAGCTCCCAGCGCCAATCCGTTTGGTTATGTAAGTCCGACTACGCCCGAACACGTGAACGAACAGTTAGGTGATAAGATTGGCTATATTTTAGATGGAGGTGTTTGCTCGATTGGTATTGAATCGACCATTGTGGGTTTTGAAGGTGAGGAACCGGTAGTGCTACGCCTCGGTGGTTTAAGTCTGGAGCGCCTTGAGGCCGTTACCGGAAAATTGAAAGTGCACACACTCTCCACTTCAAACCCGCTTGCACCCGGCCAGTTAAAAAGTCATTATGCCCCCGGCAAACCGCTCAAGCTTGGCAAGCTGGAAGAATTGCTGCAAGAATACCCCGCTCACGACTCAGGCATCCTGAGTTTTTCACGTGATTTCAATTCACCCTATCAGCGCATTCTTTCACGCAGTGGAAACATGGAAGAAGCCGCCCGCAACCTGTTTCAGTCGCTTCGCGATTTTGATAAGATGCCGATAGACATCATCCTGGCCGAACTACTGCCCGAAGAAGGCCTTGGTCGCGCCATTAACGACCGGTTAAAACGTGCTGCTGCTGTTGACAATTCATGA